A window of the Plasmodium knowlesi strain H genome assembly, chromosome: 2 genome harbors these coding sequences:
- a CDS encoding KIR protein, whose amino-acid sequence MTPKSGAPDLKNLPSKTEYYDKFGRAARECRENGDGGQRWKNELKSKLNEYRGRGNLGDMIAEAYCYACNKKEQPNLEYAPCRFFYYWMENYFPMDSDDYKLSKVLENIYPTLKDDVYTNECKVNYKDDVPRVMFQLRKIVHDFSYDYSTIENHKSHYGTSAKDEYIKYLQKVGAACTLVGVDCRGGKHESGTYCDDFNNKYEDYCEGKLQELRSQLRTTDRSKESGVPDRGSLSDTLNHAGSVAEGELDTLLPSKKAYGEIGKYGTSTGGYFCGDDDRKFISEVQGALGGHSEISKEANKVTEWFCYPLGKKDTLSTDDSPCHFLYYFLGDSFSKEFKDDTSFWSFMNTVSEQLGKLPLDKENKCKIDLSHFKKDLFIWERRVYAFYKDRETIHKKLEDAESPCSREMDQYLTEAAIGYNLIDIYCSGNTSKKEAYCSKFRSDYEKHKPEELLGEKCPSILADELSDLSEALSIILSGESEEGPVSARGNPIFSFARDGPIASSGLAAVGLPAIAYFLYKYTSLPFWLREHFGGRSNRISSSRRRTRRSTGPDFSNFTEDVSTEMPTEYSSYLSTLYPLEESLEDNSTTYYEEPPQSQPRRRRQQEGHGRRRGPPRGRERTGNEYRYGSGQNISYFRM is encoded by the exons ATGACGCCAAAATCAGGG GCTCCTGATTTGAAGAATTTACCTTCCAAAACGGAATATTACGATAAATTTGGTCGCGCAGCGAGGGAATGTAGGGAAAATGGTGACGGGGGTCAACGTTGGAAGAATGAATTAAAGAGTAAATTAAATGAATacagggggaggggaaatcTAGGGGATATGATCGCGGAGGCATACTGTTACGCATGTAACAAGAAGGAGCAACCGAACTTAGAATACGCACCTTGCCGTTTTTTCTACTACTGgatggaaaattatttccccATGGATTCAGATGATTATAAATTGTCAAAAGTTCTGGAGAATATTTACCCCACGTTAAAGGATGATGTCTATACAAATGAATGTAAGGTTAATTACAAAGACGACGTTCCCAGGGTAATGTTCCAGCTGAGGAAAATAGTACATGATTTCTCCTATGATTACAGTACCATAGAGAACCATAAAAGTCATTATGGAACTAGCGCGAAGGATGAATATATAAAGTACCTGCAGAAAGTTGGTGCAGCATGTACTCTTGTGGGTGTAGATTGCCGGGGAGGAAAACATGAAAGTGGTACATACTGTGACGATTTCAATAACAAATATGAAGATTACTGTGAAGGTAAGCTACAAGAACTAAGATCACAACTGAGAACTACCGATAGGAGCAAGGAATCGGGAGTGCCAGATCGGGGCAGTTTATCAGATACTTTAAACCATGCTGGAAGTGTTGCT gAAGGGGAACTGGACACATTGTTGCCTTCAAAGAAAGCGTACGGGGAGATCGGGAAGTATGGAACTAGTACTGGAGGCTACTTTTGTGGGGATGATGATAGAAAGTTCATTTCAGAAGTACAAGGGGCATTAGGGGGACATTCTGAAATTTCAAAAGAAGCCAATAAAGTTACGGAATGGTTTTGTTACCCACTTGGGAAAAAAGATACCCTATCAACGGATGACTCACCTTGTCATTTCCTGTATTATTTTTTGGGGGATTCGTTCTCTAAAGAATTCAAAGATGATACTTCATTTTGGAGTTTTATGAATACGGTCAGTGAACAGTTAGGGAAATTGCCCCTTGATAAAGAGAATAAGTGCAAAATTGACCTTAGCCACTTTAAGAAGGACCTCTTCATATGGGAGAGAAGAGTATATGCTTTTTATAAGGACCGTGAAACTATCCATAAAAAATTAGAGGACGCTGAATCCCCCTGTAGTCGAGAAATGGATCAATACCTGACAGAGGCAGCCATAGGATACAACCTTATAGATATATACTGCAGTGGCAATACGTCCAAGAAGGAAGCTTACTGCTCCAAATTTCGATCAGACTATGAAAAACACAAACCTGAGGAACTCCTAGGGGAAAAGTGTCCATCAATTCTGGCAGACGAACTTTCAGATCTTTCAGAAGCTTTAAGTATAATTCTCAGCGGAGAATCAGAGGAAGGCCCAGTGTCTGCAAGAGGCAATcccattttctcttttgcaaGAGACGGCCCCATTGCCTCTTCTGGATTGGCTGCAGTTGGATTACCTGCcattgcatattttttatataaa TACACTTCTTTACCTTTTTGGTTACGTGAACATTTTGGTGGAAGGAGCAACCGCATCAGTAGCAGTCGAAGGAGGACGAGAAGATCCACTGGTCCTGACTTTAGTAATTTTACAGAAGATGTTTCTACCGAAATGCCAACGGAATATTCATCATACCTGTCGACACTATACCCACTCGAAGAATCCTTAGAAGATAATTCTACCACATATTATGAAGAACCGCCGCAATCACAACCCAGACGGCGTAGGCAACAAGAAGGACATGGAAGAAGACGAGGACCACCCAGAGGACGGGAAAGAACAGGCAATGAATATAGATATGGAAGCGGCCAAAATATTAGTTATTTTCGCATGTAA